A stretch of Clostridium sp. BJN0001 DNA encodes these proteins:
- a CDS encoding HAMP domain-containing methyl-accepting chemotaxis protein, producing the protein MKKDKNNIFTGLNITIFIIVAFLIAAVEIVLSLIPSMGIKIALTVVLAVIVTITFVVVISKLTGTDLKGMTDCIIKISDGDLKQRMPENGKLKKLGSDFNLMMDGLYQLIYEINSMINKFSESAVNISSMSEETTASLSEVSKAIAEVSEGATNQSHAVIDANQSAETLASQIDDVDRQTDLINNLSTDTKKLSDKGTNILTALISKTEETKESFNKSASVVKEMAESIGKVNYMSDAIADITEQTNLLALNASIEAARAGEAGKGFAVVAEEIRKLAEASKDSTDQIKSIVEDINEKVKDTQATMEQNKEMLNTQDKAVLSTKDIVVNITTSITSLSDAISKIKGLNTDMNTSKNNVRSQIESIEKVSQDTAAISEEVNASAQEVTATMTSLSQCADDLQQMAEQLKLGIKQFNI; encoded by the coding sequence ATGAAAAAAGATAAGAATAATATATTTACTGGTTTGAATATTACAATCTTCATAATAGTTGCTTTTTTAATAGCTGCAGTAGAAATCGTTTTATCTTTAATTCCTTCAATGGGAATAAAGATTGCACTTACAGTTGTACTAGCTGTTATCGTTACAATAACATTTGTAGTGGTTATATCTAAGTTAACTGGAACTGATTTAAAAGGGATGACTGACTGCATTATTAAAATATCAGACGGAGATTTAAAGCAAAGAATGCCTGAAAATGGTAAACTTAAAAAATTAGGATCTGATTTTAATCTTATGATGGATGGACTTTATCAGCTTATATATGAAATTAATAGTATGATAAATAAGTTCTCAGAATCTGCGGTAAACATTTCAAGTATGTCTGAAGAAACAACAGCTTCATTATCAGAAGTTTCAAAAGCAATTGCAGAAGTTTCTGAAGGTGCAACAAATCAATCACATGCTGTAATTGATGCAAATCAGAGTGCTGAAACATTAGCTTCTCAGATTGATGATGTTGACAGACAAACAGATTTAATAAACAATTTATCAACAGATACAAAAAAACTTAGTGATAAGGGAACAAATATACTTACTGCTTTAATTAGCAAAACTGAAGAAACAAAGGAAAGTTTCAACAAGTCAGCGAGTGTAGTAAAAGAGATGGCAGAAAGCATAGGAAAAGTAAATTATATGTCAGATGCTATTGCCGATATAACAGAACAGACTAATCTTTTAGCATTAAATGCAAGTATTGAAGCTGCAAGAGCAGGAGAAGCAGGAAAAGGCTTTGCAGTTGTAGCAGAAGAAATAAGAAAACTTGCAGAAGCATCTAAGGATTCTACAGATCAAATAAAGAGTATAGTAGAAGATATAAATGAAAAAGTAAAAGATACTCAAGCAACTATGGAACAAAATAAAGAAATGCTTAATACTCAGGACAAAGCAGTTTTATCAACAAAAGATATAGTTGTAAATATTACAACTTCTATAACATCACTTTCAGATGCAATATCTAAGATAAAAGGCTTAAATACTGATATGAATACAAGCAAAAATAATGTTAGATCACAGATAGAAAGTATTGAAAAAGTATCTCAGGATACAGCAGCTATTTCAGAAGAAGTTAACGCTTCAGCTCAAGAAGTAACTGCAACAATGACAAGCCTTTCACAGTGTGCAGATGATCTTCAGCAGATGGCTGAACAATTAAAGCTTGGAATAAAACAATTTAACATATAA